From a single Bacillus gobiensis genomic region:
- a CDS encoding NAD(P)H-dependent flavin oxidoreductase — protein sequence MWNDNLVTQRLKIEYPIIQAGMAGGITTPDLVAAVSNSGGLGTLGAGYMSSDEVAVNIQKIKQLTSNSFGVNVFIPEYPEVKKEEIEEANKLLEPFRKELQIRTKNIPEQSESLFEKQMEVILEQRVPVCSFTFGISSKELIQDLKKENITVIGTATTVEEAMINEEIGVDLIVVQGSEAGGHRGTFSVPFENAMIGTMALIPQAADHIHTPIIAAGGIMDGRGVLASQVLGAQGVQMGTAFVTCLESGAKKQHKEAILNTSEEKAVMTSAFSGKPARGIDNQFIQAMKGHEDKLLAYPAQNTLTNDIRKEAAKQNRPEWMSMWSGQAPRLSKNKSARDIMSEIVSQVDHMIKEKSFC from the coding sequence ATGTGGAATGACAATCTAGTTACACAAAGATTGAAAATTGAGTACCCGATCATACAGGCTGGTATGGCAGGAGGGATTACAACTCCTGATTTAGTCGCTGCCGTTTCAAATTCTGGCGGGCTGGGAACCTTAGGTGCAGGTTATATGAGCTCAGATGAAGTAGCTGTGAACATTCAGAAAATCAAACAACTCACGTCCAACTCATTTGGTGTGAATGTATTTATACCGGAATATCCAGAAGTGAAAAAAGAAGAGATCGAAGAAGCGAACAAGCTGTTAGAACCTTTTCGGAAAGAATTGCAGATTAGAACAAAAAATATTCCAGAACAGTCTGAGTCTCTTTTTGAAAAACAAATGGAAGTGATTCTAGAACAAAGAGTTCCTGTATGCAGCTTTACCTTTGGAATATCTTCAAAAGAGCTCATTCAGGATTTAAAGAAAGAAAATATTACGGTGATTGGCACTGCAACAACTGTTGAGGAAGCGATGATCAATGAGGAAATAGGAGTTGACCTCATCGTTGTCCAAGGAAGTGAAGCGGGCGGGCACAGAGGTACTTTTTCTGTCCCATTTGAGAACGCTATGATAGGGACAATGGCTTTGATTCCGCAAGCAGCAGACCATATTCATACACCGATAATTGCAGCCGGCGGTATTATGGACGGAAGAGGTGTTCTCGCATCACAAGTTTTGGGAGCTCAAGGTGTCCAAATGGGAACAGCTTTCGTTACATGTTTAGAAAGCGGTGCCAAAAAACAACATAAAGAAGCGATATTAAATACATCAGAAGAGAAAGCAGTAATGACCTCAGCTTTTAGCGGCAAGCCTGCCAGAGGTATCGATAATCAATTTATTCAAGCTATGAAAGGACATGAAGATAAACTGCTGGCTTATCCTGCCCAAAACACCTTAACCAATGATATTAGAAAAGAAGCAGCGAAACAGAATAGGCCGGAATGGATGTCAATGTGGTCCGGACAAGCACCTAGATTAAGCAAAAACAAATCAGCCAGAGACATTATGAGCGAAATTGTTAGTCAAGTTGATCACATGATAAAAGAGAAGAGCTTTTGTTAA
- a CDS encoding sugar efflux transporter yields MYTRFKKLFTIKGYSLFVICLLLIGIGSSITNPYLPLYLTEDFGMSTGAFGIFMAVILLSGVIVNSLIAKHSDRGVDRKWIIIVATISSALGFASYLVFHNFFILLIVVCLFNAFGAPAIPQIYASAQESANASNSDDNTFAMSTLRSLISLGFLIGPLGGTVILGSLGYKGLFLGTAAIFLITASLVYLFLQRQKAVQKNTKKKKSSDTYSLKSKEINQPLIAFIFLFVVNTISMIITPLFIVNELQGTHMDVGLVVSICAGLEIPIMLVLGALGKKISNHSLMIYGCLIAVIYYTILSVSTHTWQLIAAQLLQATFVAIIMGNGLSYFNDLLPNSPGITTTIYMNGATIGRLIGSLGGGFIAQFVGYRNVFWVCLVLVIFSFFILWRVRQLGKPTGVTSEVDA; encoded by the coding sequence TTGTATACACGGTTTAAAAAACTGTTTACTATTAAAGGATATAGCTTATTCGTCATTTGTTTACTGCTGATTGGAATCGGTTCTTCTATTACAAACCCGTATTTACCTCTATATTTAACTGAAGATTTTGGAATGAGTACGGGAGCTTTTGGCATTTTCATGGCGGTGATTTTGTTAAGCGGCGTGATCGTGAACTCTCTCATTGCAAAACATTCAGATAGAGGGGTAGACAGAAAGTGGATTATTATTGTAGCCACAATTTCATCTGCTTTGGGGTTTGCTTCCTATTTAGTATTTCATAATTTCTTTATTCTGCTGATTGTTGTCTGCCTTTTTAACGCATTTGGGGCTCCAGCCATACCGCAAATCTATGCTTCCGCACAGGAATCGGCAAACGCAAGTAACTCCGACGATAATACTTTTGCGATGTCTACATTACGGTCCCTTATATCTCTAGGATTCCTAATAGGTCCATTAGGCGGGACAGTCATTTTGGGATCTCTTGGATACAAGGGTCTCTTTCTAGGAACAGCCGCCATTTTTCTCATCACTGCATCTCTTGTATACCTGTTTTTGCAAAGACAAAAAGCGGTTCAAAAGAATACCAAGAAGAAAAAAAGTTCAGATACCTATTCACTCAAAAGCAAGGAAATCAATCAGCCGCTTATTGCTTTTATCTTTCTGTTTGTGGTCAATACCATTAGTATGATCATCACACCGTTATTTATTGTGAATGAGCTTCAGGGGACACATATGGATGTCGGATTAGTAGTCAGTATTTGTGCTGGTTTGGAAATTCCGATTATGCTTGTGCTGGGTGCTTTGGGTAAAAAGATTTCAAACCATTCCCTAATGATTTACGGCTGCTTGATCGCTGTTATTTATTACACCATTTTAAGTGTGTCGACCCATACCTGGCAGCTGATCGCAGCGCAGCTCCTACAGGCAACGTTTGTGGCTATTATCATGGGTAATGGATTAAGCTATTTCAATGATCTGCTTCCTAATTCACCAGGAATTACCACAACCATCTATATGAACGGAGCCACCATTGGAAGGTTAATAGGAAGTCTTGGTGGCGGTTTCATTGCTCAGTTTGTTGGGTACCGTAATGTTTTTTGGGTGTGTCTGGTACTTGTCATATTCTCGTTCTTTATCTTATGGAGAGTAAGACAACTTGGAAAACCTACTGGAGTTACGAGCGAAGTGGATGCATGA
- a CDS encoding RNA polymerase sigma-70 factor has product MELETLYKTYQPLLFSIAYRMLGSVSDAEDIVQDLFLRAEQLDTEKINDIKAYLTKMTANRCLTFLKSARKRREIYTGPWLPEPQINQLNQPAERAEAEETVSYAFLVLLELLSPIERTVFVLRESFEYDYNEIARMIDKTEVNCRKIYSRAKRKLENDTPVHPENTERVNDLAKTFIHASKTGNFEGFINILTEDVVLITDGGGKVRSALNPIVTKQRVTAFINGISSKGSFSGELYPVIVNSQRGIVQVKEDRLIRVICFGMDSTQKNIQRIFIVSNPDKLKHIQLP; this is encoded by the coding sequence ATGGAATTAGAAACGTTATATAAGACATATCAACCGCTGCTTTTTTCCATTGCATACCGCATGCTTGGATCCGTTTCCGATGCGGAGGATATCGTGCAAGATTTATTCCTGCGTGCCGAACAGCTTGACACTGAGAAAATAAACGACATAAAGGCGTACCTGACAAAAATGACGGCAAACCGTTGTTTAACCTTTTTAAAATCTGCCCGCAAAAGAAGAGAAATTTACACAGGGCCCTGGCTGCCTGAACCACAGATAAACCAATTGAATCAGCCGGCAGAACGGGCTGAAGCCGAAGAAACAGTTTCTTATGCCTTTCTCGTTTTGTTAGAATTGCTGTCACCTATAGAAAGAACTGTATTCGTTTTGCGAGAATCATTTGAGTATGATTACAATGAGATTGCCAGAATGATAGACAAAACCGAGGTGAATTGCCGGAAGATTTACAGCCGCGCTAAGAGAAAATTAGAGAATGATACGCCGGTCCATCCGGAAAATACTGAACGGGTAAATGACCTTGCAAAAACATTCATTCATGCTTCGAAAACCGGAAACTTTGAGGGATTTATTAATATTCTGACAGAAGACGTTGTACTCATTACAGACGGTGGCGGAAAAGTAAGATCTGCCTTGAACCCAATTGTAACAAAACAGCGCGTTACGGCATTTATTAATGGAATTTCTTCTAAAGGAAGCTTCTCAGGCGAGCTTTACCCTGTAATCGTCAACAGTCAGAGAGGAATCGTGCAAGTAAAAGAAGACCGTCTCATCAGAGTGATTTGCTTTGGGATGGATTCGACCCAAAAAAACATTCAGAGAATCTTTATCGTTTCAAACCCTGATAAACTAAAACATATTCAGCTGCCTTAA
- a CDS encoding type 1 glutamine amidotransferase family protein — MQTKKVYLYVFNTMSDWEYGYLIAELNSGRYFKKDLAPLKVVTVGANKEIITTMGGLSIKPDISLDECTLESKDLLVLPGGNTWREDIHQPILKKIGEALKLGTIVAAICGATEGLANIGYLDSRKHTSNNLEYIKMVCPNYRGEKFYEMGPAVSGENLVTASGVAPLEFAMEVLKKLDVFAPDTLHSWYNLNKTHQPEYFFQLMNSINR, encoded by the coding sequence ATGCAAACAAAAAAAGTTTATCTTTATGTATTTAATACAATGTCAGACTGGGAATATGGATATTTAATTGCTGAACTAAACTCAGGAAGATATTTCAAAAAAGATTTAGCACCTTTAAAAGTAGTTACAGTAGGAGCTAATAAAGAAATTATTACTACGATGGGAGGACTGAGCATAAAACCAGATATTTCCCTTGATGAATGTACTCTTGAGAGTAAAGATCTTTTAGTTTTACCTGGAGGGAATACTTGGAGAGAAGATATTCATCAACCTATCTTGAAAAAAATTGGCGAAGCTTTAAAGCTTGGCACTATTGTTGCTGCAATTTGTGGTGCAACTGAGGGCCTCGCGAATATTGGATACCTGGATTCTAGAAAGCATACAAGCAATAACCTAGAGTATATTAAAATGGTCTGCCCTAATTATAGAGGAGAAAAATTTTATGAGATGGGACCTGCGGTATCTGGTGAGAATTTGGTTACTGCATCAGGAGTAGCTCCTTTGGAATTTGCGATGGAAGTACTGAAAAAATTAGATGTATTTGCACCAGATACATTACATTCATGGTATAACCTAAATAAGACTCATCAACCTGAATATTTCTTTCAGTTAATGAATTCAATAAATAGATGA
- a CDS encoding SgcJ/EcaC family oxidoreductase, which translates to MPESKSNEIKAIYQQLIEAWNDRNARGMADLFAEDGESIGFDGSHSIGPEEIFSHLKPIFKDHPTARFVSKVKELRFLGTNAAILRAIAGMVPRGESDLNPEVNTHQTLVVENIDGKWRIQLFQNTLAQFHGMPELVDQMTEELREQIT; encoded by the coding sequence ATGCCAGAGTCAAAATCGAATGAAATCAAAGCGATCTATCAGCAGTTGATAGAAGCGTGGAATGATCGCAATGCTCGTGGAATGGCGGATCTGTTTGCCGAGGATGGTGAAAGTATCGGATTTGACGGGAGTCATTCGATCGGACCGGAAGAGATATTTTCCCACCTTAAGCCGATTTTTAAGGATCACCCGACTGCCCGGTTTGTAAGCAAAGTGAAGGAGCTGCGTTTTTTAGGTACAAATGCAGCCATTTTACGTGCGATAGCAGGGATGGTGCCTCGCGGAGAATCAGACCTCAATCCTGAAGTTAACACACACCAGACTCTAGTTGTCGAAAATATCGATGGAAAATGGCGTATCCAGCTGTTTCAGAATACTCTTGCCCAGTTTCATGGCATGCCCGAATTAGTCGATCAAATGACTGAAGAATTGCGAGAGCAGATTACGTGA
- a CDS encoding DUF3139 domain-containing protein has product MKKKKRTIILSFFILALLGIFLAVYTAINGNPISDYLMKRETKAYLLEQGYTEKEISNIEATYNLKHNTGRIKGTIAYVIFKDDPKERYLYIQWRETKQIQQHCEYYDEQTKAWKIDYTEKRKHMDKKCTVKN; this is encoded by the coding sequence TTGAAAAAGAAGAAAAGGACTATTATATTATCATTTTTCATCTTAGCTTTACTAGGAATATTTTTAGCCGTTTATACAGCAATAAATGGAAATCCTATTAGTGACTATCTGATGAAGAGGGAAACAAAAGCATATCTTTTAGAACAAGGATATACGGAGAAAGAAATTTCTAATATTGAAGCTACATATAATCTAAAACATAATACTGGGCGCATCAAAGGAACCATTGCATACGTTATATTTAAAGATGATCCGAAAGAAAGATATTTATATATTCAATGGAGAGAGACTAAGCAAATTCAGCAGCATTGTGAATATTATGATGAACAAACGAAAGCGTGGAAAATAGACTATACAGAAAAAAGAAAACATATGGATAAAAAATGCACTGTTAAAAACTAA
- a CDS encoding carboxymuconolactone decarboxylase family protein, with product MKQRINHMQVNPEAIKLMLQLEEYKNTTGFDKKLIELIKIRTSQINGCAYCLDMHTKDARAIGETEQRIYCLNAWRESPFYSESERAALELTEAVTNISVNGVPDELYERVREHFDEKQYVDLVFLIMTINGWNRLSISVNNIPGSYKPATV from the coding sequence TTGAAACAGCGTATAAATCACATGCAGGTAAATCCTGAAGCTATCAAATTAATGCTGCAGTTAGAGGAGTACAAGAATACAACCGGGTTTGACAAAAAATTAATCGAACTGATTAAAATCCGCACTTCGCAAATCAATGGATGCGCCTATTGCTTGGATATGCATACTAAGGATGCCCGGGCCATCGGGGAAACGGAGCAAAGAATTTACTGCTTGAATGCGTGGCGAGAGTCGCCTTTCTATAGTGAATCAGAACGTGCTGCGTTAGAATTAACAGAAGCCGTAACGAACATCTCGGTAAACGGTGTGCCTGATGAGCTGTATGAGCGAGTTCGCGAGCATTTTGATGAAAAACAATACGTCGATCTCGTGTTCCTCATCATGACGATCAATGGATGGAACCGTTTGTCGATTTCAGTTAATAATATTCCTGGAAGCTATAAGCCTGCCACTGTATAG